From the genome of Medicago truncatula cultivar Jemalong A17 chromosome 2, MtrunA17r5.0-ANR, whole genome shotgun sequence:
GTTATTTTGGTTGATATATACATTACTGTGTGTGACTGCAATCTCAAGAGTGTCGGGACGTAGGatcccatttttaacttttagCATGATTATATTGATTCTGTTGTTGTACAGAATGCTCTCTGACATTATACTGTTATGAAGTAGCATAGCATGCTCTTTTTTAACATATTGAAGAATGGATCAGTTATGAATTATGATAAAATCTGATCATTTCTGCAACATGATGGCTCACATGAAAATTTGTAATTCTTTTTAATGTGTGTTGTGCTATTTACTTGAATGCAGCACTAGCAAAAGCACAACAATTATTACTCGATCCAAATGAAAGAGATTATCTTCTTAGCCAAGTTAATTCAGCAAAAGGTTAGTGCAAGTCTGTCTTTAATGCTTGTCTAGTTGTTACATGTCTTTAAAGTGCAAATTATTTCTACCAAGGGTTGCATTCATATCATGGAGAGAAGATGTCACACAACTACAGTGATTTGCAACACCTGGTTTACTATTTTTATCAatctaatggtaaaaaaatCCTCATTATTTTTTCCCAAGTGCTAGAAGATCATTAACGATGTTTGTCTCACATCTGAGATTGAGTTTTGTGACTTGATCTTGAGGTTGAAAGTTTTTGTTGGGCCACGTCTATGCACTTACCCTTACAGTTCTGTATACACCCTGTGGGGTAGTTCATCAATGTGTTTTAAACATGAAAACCTAAAACCTTTTAATTCGGGTCTATTTTTTCTGTTATTGCAACGTTTTCCCCCTATTTTTCTATCCCACCCCTGTTTTTTTTATCTCCATTGCATAGAAGAAATGTCTGTGTAGAAGCAAGGGCGTATATTATATAAAAgaactaatttttttcattgatgTGAGTTGCAGAAGAACTTAGAGTAAAGAGAAAGAAACATCTGAAGAAAGATACAGCCTCAAAAATGAAGTCCTTAGTTGACGAGGTATATATAGTTTTGTTAGGGTTCTCTTGGTCAATATATGAAGTCCTTAGAATACTCCCCCTTCTCGTGAgtaaatttcatttttggttGTGTGTCTGTCTTGCACCACCCTTGTGGTCTATTACACGCTAGAGGTGGTGACATTACCAGAATTTGATCATGTAAGCTTCGTATATTACTATTCAAGAAACAATATACCCTTGCTTATTAAAAGGaagtactttttttctttatcaggGAAAATATGATAAGCAATATGAACAGTCAGAAGAATTCAAGCAGGAGCTCAAACTTAAAGTTCGTGAACTATTAACGGAAAAAGAATGGAGGAGAAGAAAAATGCAAATGAGGGTATGTTCTTATTACTTCTCACCATGCACTCATTCACACATTAAATCATTGTTTTATACTTAGACTGAACTCAGAATCGTACGAGTTTTAAGTGTGTCTGAACCAACTGGATGAGTCTACGACATGATGATCATTTTTACTAGGCATTCCTAAAATGACAGTGATTAGGTGCTTTTTAAAAGGTCTAGCTTTGGTCATTTACAAAGCATTAAAAATTCTGTTATCGTGGTTTGCTTTATTATTTAGAACGTTCGTTTTCGTGCACATGATGTTTTCCCAAATTTTGGCATGGCATCAGAAAGTGCTAGTGATAAGAAAATGAGATCATTAGAAGTCTGTTTATCTATGTAAATTTGGCCTGAGAAATTATGTACGCGAGAAGATTTATTGTCTTGTGACCTTTTaacttattaaatattatgtagATATCCGAGGAGGAAGGCAGATTAAAAAAGGATGAGGAGGAACAGAAAGAAATATGGAAAAGAAAGCGTGAGCATGAAGAGGAATGGGAAGGAACAAGAGAAAAGAGGGTTAGTTTTCAGTTCCATATTTAAACTTCATTTTATACGTCAAACTGGAAGCTGTGTTTATGGGTCTTTGATTAAAAGTgaatattaattttggaattgtgCCTATGAAATCTATAACTAAGCTGTGAAGTGTTCTAGAATATGGCCAAACGCCAAATGATATTTGTGTTCTGTGTACTTTCTGACTATCTGTGATAAAGTTTAGTATCGATGTGACAGTACATGAACGTTACTTGTGATTGTGATGAgattatttattaagaaaaatatttgaattgaagGTGCGCCATATCAGTCTCACAAGAGTCCTTGCAAACTAAAATGCTCTTTGTACAATTTGCCAAGGTTGATTTCAATTCTATGACTTTCTTAGGAATCATAGGTACTAATCATGGTGGTAATATTTCGGGGTCTTTGGataataatctttttttgtttttgtgacaAAAGTTGGATAATAACCTTAATAATCCATCTTTGTAGGTTCGTTGAATTTGTAacaataaactatttttataacaaaatctCAAATGACTTAAACTTGTAGCAATTAtaggttttaaaattttagagggTGGGTGTTGTTATCTGGTAGTCACCATCTATCACAAGCCTACATGATCAGTTTTCTAAAATTCATTATCAATATCACTACTTTGCATAGTGGTAAAAATTAACATGGACCACTTATGTCAACGACCAATTGCCTGAAAAAAGGTATCTCTTAACTAACACTTCCACTCACATGAAGGCATTTagcctagttttttttttttttttttgaaggaatttagCCTAGTGTATTTGTTGCAAGAAATCTAAACATGATTCTAGGAATAATTTTGGGcaatgtatattttgtttgttacatGGTTGCAAATTTTATTCCCAACTGTAAAGCATTCCTAGGAAGAAAATAACTTCCCCATTTTCATTGTTTGCATCAAGGAATTCGGAAACTTGCCCATGAAGCGTGAATGaacttttgtatttattttttattcttataactACCTTAATCCCCGCCAAGAATGATTTTAGATAAATTGAAACAAATGTCCCCAAATGTTGGCATTTGACGAGGCTTACACCACTTTATTTAATACTGAAATTTCATTCCATTATTAGAAGAATTGGAGGAGGCAGTTTCACCATCTAAGGAGCTCTTCGGTTGTTTGTTACATGCATGCGAATAGTTTTTATGTAATCATCAATAGGAAACTACaagatttttatttgaatggCTAGTACTGcaaataaatttcataaaatgagACTAGCTTGTAAACCTTGGTTTGGAATATTATTGGTTTTTGTCTATTCAATCTGCTTTGAATTCATTTAGCATTATCAATTGTTGTTTCGCTCATCCTTCCATCAGCAGTCTAAAAGTAATCAAAATGGTGCTAAATACATTCTCATATGTATCACATTCCCTATAAAAATATGTTCTAAATTATGGTGTGGAGTATCTCTTTTTCCTCGTCAGAAAAATTTCATGCCGTCAAAATATATGGATGAATTGACACAATCATTTCATTATCACTTCATCAGGTATCCAGCTGGAGAGATTTTATGAAGGGTGGAAAGAAGGTAAGATATTAAGCTTGTTGGGTTTATCACCAACTACTACTACTTGACGCATGCATACACCGTCGAACACATAGTGATTTGCTTAACTAACGTTACATTTTTGTTGTGGCTGTAGAACAAAAAGGGAGAAATTCGCCCCCCTAAGCTCAAGACAGAAGATCCTAACAAATCCTACGTTCAGAGGCCTGTAAAAAGAGGCTAGGGTGTTTGGTCACAGGCGATCTATTCAACAGGAGTCAAAGAAAACTTAGCCATGCGCCCTTTGTGTCAGTTTGATATTGTAATGATGTTTATCTCTAGGGTCATGAGAGGCATCTCAATGGAATGTAGACCTCCAAATGAATTCTGATTATTATTTTGCCCTAGCACTGattgatacataggaggaaTTATCAAAGTTGTATTGCCTTTACAAAGGGTTTTTTAGAAATTGTGTAAACTATTTATATACCAGTCATCTGCAGTGAGCCAGATTTTAGGTTAGACACTTTGatgtaagaagaaaaaaaaatcattctgaTTTAGTTACCGTTCAATGTAAAATACCCAGGTAACCTATATCGATGATTTTAAAACACCATTGCAGTTATTtaacttttctatttttatttgtgcCGTAGAGATTTATACATGATTCGAAAGTCAAAACTTCAGTTATGATCCAGCTTCAAAAGtcttactccctccattcctttttaagtttctcttttgaaagaaaaaaaaattgttcctatttaactgtcatttttaaatgttatttattgcggagaaagaaatatatgaaatgagatattaaataaataagatcATTACAGTAAAAGTGCAACTTATTGCATTaaaaatagtaacaattattgaCTATCTTAACTTATGTAGTATCAAAATTGTCAGAGAATATTGATTCTCACAACAAAAATTGATTGTACAAagacaaaaaattacaaatcaaTAATTGATTGTACAATAATGAAATATTACAAATCAACTATAATACATGGACCTATACGACTTCTGATTTATTTATCAGTTACATTTCAATGTAAAATACCTGATGACCTAAATCCATGGTTTTAAAACGTCATTGCAATTATGTaacttttctcttttaatttgtgCCTTAGTGATTTATACATGATTTGAAAGTCAGAACCACTATTTCGATCCAGCTTCAATGTCAAGTTGAAATTTGTATCAAAATTCACACTCGTCAGAGAATATTGATTCACACAAAAATTGATTGTACAAAGGTGAAAAATTACAAATCAACAACTATGATACAGGGACCTATACGACTtctaatttatatatatctcACCATCACGTAAAAACCCAACAATAATAATAGCCTAAGGGCAAGAAGTGAAAAATGTATAAGAATGGGAAAAATGACAATCCATGATACAGAACCACAACCTTGACTTCATAACCTATGCTCAAATTTACAATGGGTGGGTGGACTCGTAGTGCAACTTCTACCTTTGTCAAAGTAAACCTAGCGGTGGCAACCAACCTTGCGTGTCGAATGTGTATCTTCATCAATGCATGCTGATTGAGGGGTGAGAGCCAAAACTAAGAAAGCCAAGCTTTCTGCAGGGATTAAGATCATAGGTCTGGAGACTCCCGTAAATGGCATTCTGCTATATACAAAACACAAACAAGGCGATAGCACGAGCCAGTAAAGTGTGAAGATTAGGGGCATCCTCAATAATCACTATATCCAAGCGAGTGAACCTCGGTCATTTGTAACTGGGGGCCGACCTCTAGTTGGTGTTGGTGGTCTGTTGGCATTCAACTCCTGCACGtaaaattttaacttttgtaAGCAACATAACAGTGAGGTTACACCAACTATTCACTTAGATGTGTTTGTATATATTTGATATCCTATAACATACTATGTTGTATAGTGATTTtgataaacatgattttgttgtttaaatagtggtactatgttttttttaatgaaaaatatctGAAGGAGTACCTGCATCCATGTATCTTCAATATGCCGTTCTGGTGATGTTTCTGGTGAAGAAATTGCAGGGGGTAGAGGATGAATCAATTTAGGAACTACAACAAGGTCTCTACCCAAAACCAATATTGCTCCAGCATTATTTGCAGTACCTGTGGGAACAACTGGAAGAgtcaaaatttgaaagaaaacgtGATCTAAGGACAATGTGTAATGCAGAAGTCAGCAACATATACCGCAATAATTTGTAGCCGAGAAAAGTGTGATCAAATGTCCCTGGGCAAAACGCTCAAACCCATCCATCACACATTCATGTGCACGGACAATTAGCTGGAGATCATTGTTGTTGCAAAATTCCATGACTCGATCAGGCTGAAGTACAGAACCCCATTTAAATGAGCATGATACCATGTATAAAAAACTATCAAATAGCATAGgttaaaacattatttaaagTATGCACACCATCCAACAAAGAAACTTTTACAATTCAAATAACACCGATCACAGACAGATTGCAAATTAGAGCAAATCCGGAGTGCCCGCAGTCGTGCATTCATGATAACACTTCCACCAGCATATGGATGGTGGTAAATAAGAATCTACCACCATTAATCAATTTCATgatcttttaaatttaaatacaaagCCTAGCTTATAATTTACAAATATAGTATTAACACCCTTCAATTTTCAAGCTTCAACGAATGCTTAAAACCAGTTGCCTTGACGGCCATTTAGATTACCTCCTAAGAAATCTTTACTcgaactgttattttactcaaGACCAAACCTAGCAAATCCTTCCAAAGTTCTTATATTCTGTTCCTCTAACCCTACTTGTGCACATGCACTAATAGCGCACACAGTATCTCGTTCCATAACCTCAGAATGACAGGTAAAAATCAATGCATCAAACACAGTTTTCCCTATTATCTCGTCTAATCTCAACTTGGTCCATATTATATCTCCATAATGTGTGAGATCTTAACATCAGCATATTAATATGCATTGccatatttcttcaaaaaaaaaaaaaatatgcattgcCATATTATCATCTAGAAACGCTGGGACTACCAAATTACTACATATTTATAGGAGCACTCACCCCAAAAGTAACTAACCCTGGACCTCTAGCATTTGGCCGCAATCCTTCCACACTGTCATTCTCTGTAGGATCAGACCTGGAGAAAAACATTTCATGCTGTTATTATCCAGGACACGAAGTACAGATATAAACAGCAATGATACACAAGCGCACTAACCACAACAGATCCATAAGCACAATTGACCCTGCTTCCATTGGAATTGGTCGTTGAATATTCTCAATCTGTTCTATATGATTTATTGAACGACCAATACCCCCATGCATGCAAATAATCTTCTTCTCGATTAAAGCAGCTAGAGGAAGCCAATTAAATAGACGGTTAATCCGATGCCACGTCCAAATTCCGTCTCTCTCCCCCTGATCAAGAACTTACACGGTAAGTTGGTTGGTTACTCAACATAAATAAGAAACAATATCAGGTTGCAGAGATTCCTTACCATCCTTTCAATGCACTCTATTCGAAAACCAAAGAGGGCATTAATATCTGCAGCTTCATGGTTTCCACGTATCAAATGTACATTAGTGGGATACTCAACCTGCAATATTCACAAAACAATGCATAAATTTGGGGCCATCAAACCCGCGATGCACAAAGACAACTTAAACAATCGAGAGTACCTTCAGAGCAAGAAGAAGGGTTATAGTTTCCAAGCTGTGCTGTCCCCGATCAACATAGTCTCCAAGGAAGAGATAATCGATATATCTGAAAGTCATTTATACAAAatttataaaggaaaaaaatcaaatgcatcatatatacaaaattaataaagaagaaaaatcaaatgcatAAATCACCAGTGTTATAATAGTCTTAATATATGGATCAAGCCTAACTTAACCCTTCAAAGACGTGATCATTTACTTAAAAGTAGATTAGACTGAGGTGATTGAGTGAAGAAACAGAgccatgaaaaataaattgaaaacgaAACGACTCATCTATAATATGCACATGTGAGGTAATCAATTAAAACTTTGCTCAGGGATGAGAACTCAACAATATAACAAGGGTATGAAAactaataaagaaaaacaattgaCCTAAATATAGAAAGTTAGTCGTGATTTTGGTTTGGCAACTTATACATCAATAACCATGATTAAATACCCTGAAAAATAACTAAACAAGAAGCTTGcaccattttaaaatatctgTTGATCACAAATAAAACCATCAATGGGATATACAGAACTTACGCAATGTCACCAGCAGTTGATGGTGCACCATACTCGTCAAAAAGGCGCATGAGATCCCCAAACTGGCCATGTAAATcaccaaatattttaattggtGCACTAAGTTGTAAGACACTTGGTTCACTTGAAAATATCCGCTCAGCACTGTCACAAAGATCAGCAATTTCATTACAGTCTAAGAAAAATTGCCGGCGTACTGGAGGTTTCCATCCACGGGGCTTTAAGAGGTGTGCTATGACCTATAAAGATGGTAAGAGAACGCCATAAGAAACAAATCTAATTATAAGACAAAACAAACATGCTTTATTAAAGTTATCTTAAACAAACATGGGTATGTGTATGTGTATATAAATGTACAGAGTCAACAGGATACAGACAGAAACCCCAAAAATATCAGAAAATGTTAATGCAAGATAGAGTAAGTAGTGACAATAAAATGGTCAATAAACATTACCAATAATAATATGAAGTTTTTGTCTAATATAATCAGTGACTAATTATTACGCTTTCATGTTTGATAACTAGTTGTAAAGATGAATCTGTACCTTTTTTGGCACACTATTGATGGACATCTGCCGATCTAATAATTTTCTAGCAGCAGTTGCATTTTCCGGAGTCCCGTAACTGACGCGCCTGCCTTCATTTTCAAATTGATCAATTGAAAGCTGCCTAACCATGCCGCCTAATGCTCCACCAGTTTCTGCAGCAATAACTACCTGTAGAAAATTGAACATTTATTTCTTGCGcttaaatattttatagatACTTATACACAACATGACTTTTAGTAATTAGAATGTATCACCCACAGCTCTGTGATGCAGCCGAACTCCACCAGAAGCGATGTTATTTGCTACAGGGTCAGGCTTAATCAAGGAGGATGTGTGTTTCCCACTTGGGGTGGCCTCAGCCCCACGGTCTCTGTCAGGTAATTCCACTTCTCCATTTTCTTGTCGCGCCTTTGCAGCAGCCAGTGCGGCACTAATAGCTTCGGCTTCTGCAGCAGATGCTTCAACCAGATACTCAACTCCTTTCGCAGTTCTactgttaaaattaatttgaatgaatgattcCAAAGCAGCAACATAAAATACATCGCACAATGAGAATG
Proteins encoded in this window:
- the LOC11416029 gene encoding J domain-containing protein spf31 — protein: MGESNSSTIIEDDLLLKNFFAEVSEVERDNEVLRILGCFKLNPFEHLNLSFDSSIDEVKKQYRKISLMVHPDKCKHPQAKEAFGALAKAQQLLLDPNERDYLLSQVNSAKEELRVKRKKHLKKDTASKMKSLVDEGKYDKQYEQSEEFKQELKLKVRELLTEKEWRRRKMQMRISEEEGRLKKDEEEQKEIWKRKREHEEEWEGTREKRVSSWRDFMKGGKKNKKGEIRPPKLKTEDPNKSYVQRPVKRG
- the LOC11422109 gene encoding serine/threonine-protein phosphatase BSL3 isoform X3, yielding MRLDRHSFSSTIFRLTMYHLWFSGLAGATADVHCYDVLTNKWSRLTPFGEPPTPRAAHVATAVGTMVVIQGGIGPAGLSAEDLHVLDLTQQWPRWHRVSVQGPGPGSRYGHVMALVGQRYLMAIGGNDGKRPLADVWALDTAAKPYEWRKLEPEGEGPPPCMYATASARSDGLLLLCGGRDANSVPLASAYGLAKHRDGRWEWAIAPGVSPSPRYQHAAVFVNARLHVSGGALGGGRMVEDSSSVAVLDTAAGVWCDTKSVVTTPRTGRYSADAAGGDAAVELTRRCRHAAAAVGDLIFIYGGLRGGVLLDDLLVAEDLAAAETTSAASHAAAAAASNVQAGRLPGRYGFDDRPRQTMTEVAADGSVVLGNPVAPPMNGDIYTDISTENAILQGPRRTAKGVEYLVEASAAEAEAISAALAAAKARQENGEVELPDRDRGAEATPSGKHTSSLIKPDPVANNIASGGVRLHHRAVVIAAETGGALGGMVRQLSIDQFENEGRRVSYGTPENATAARKLLDRQMSINSVPKKVIAHLLKPRGWKPPVRRQFFLDCNEIADLCDSAERIFSSEPSVLQLSAPIKIFGDLHGQFGDLMRLFDEYGAPSTAGDIAYIDYLFLGDYVDRGQHSLETITLLLALKVEYPTNVHLIRGNHEAADINALFGFRIECIERMGERDGIWTWHRINRLFNWLPLAALIEKKIICMHGGIGRSINHIEQIENIQRPIPMEAGSIVLMDLLWSDPTENDSVEGLRPNARGPGLVTFGPDRVMEFCNNNDLQLIVRAHECVMDGFERFAQGHLITLFSATNYCGTANNAGAILVLGRDLVVVPKLIHPLPPAISSPETSPERHIEDTWMQELNANRPPTPTRGRPPVTNDRGSLAWI